A window from Hemicordylus capensis ecotype Gifberg chromosome 2, rHemCap1.1.pri, whole genome shotgun sequence encodes these proteins:
- the LOC128347298 gene encoding olfactory receptor 1L4-like: protein MKHGNSSGTSELFLRGFPTHPEFQGLLFPLFLSMYLLTLLGNVTIILLIRIDVQLLQAPMYFFLSHLALADLGFTSSIVPKVLVNLLSQEKTISYHGCLTQMYFYMCFGNSDSFLLAAMAYDRYVAICCPLSYSVRMSCKRCLLLATVSWIIPIIHSLVYTLLMSRISFCDSEEIPHFFCDIYPLLDIACSDTSAIGMLLLTEGVVEVLGPFVLIVVSYAYIFYTIMKIPSDTGKRKAFSTCGSHLAVVVLFYGTVSWVYFKPHSKNSGHKDTVAAVMYTMVTPMLNPFIYSLRNSEMKAALKRVIRQRFQ, encoded by the coding sequence ATGAAACATGGAAACTCAAGTGGCACCTCTGAACTATTCCTCCGTGGTTTCCCAACCCACCCAGAGTTTCAAGGactcctctttcccctcttcctttccaTGTACCTGCTCACCCTCCTGGGGAACGTAACAATCATCCTCTTGATCCGCATTGACGTTCAGCTCCTCCAGGcccccatgtacttcttcctcaGCCACCTTGCACTGGCTGACTTGGGTTTTACCTCCAGCATCGTCCCCAAAGTGCTAGTGAACTTATTGTCTCAGGAAAAGACCATCTCCTATCACGGCTGCCTGACTCAGATGTATTTCTACATGTGTTTTGGCAACTCAGACAGTTTCCTGCTGGCTGCCATGGCCTATGACCGCTATGTGGCCATCTGCTGCCCACTGTCCTATTCCGTCCGGATGAGCTGTAAGCGTTGCCTTCTGCTGGCCACGGTGTCCTGGATTATCCCCATCATCCACTCGTTAGTGTATACTCTTCTGATGTCTCGCATTTCCTTCTGTGACTCTGAGGAGATACCACATTTCTTTTGTGACATATACCCTCTCTTGGACATCGCTTGCTCTGATACCAGTGCCATAGGAATGCTGCTATTGACTGAGGGGGTGGTGGAGGTCCTGGGGCCATTTGTGCTCATTGTTGTCTCCTATGCATACATCTTCTACACCATCATGAAGATTCCTTCTGATACTGGGAAGCGCAAGGCTTTCTCCACTTGTGGGTCCCACCTTGCTGTGGTGGTTTTGTTCTATGGCACTGTAAGCTGGGTCTATTTCAAGCCACATTCCAAGAACTCAGGCCACAAGGACACTGTGGCAGCTGTGATGTACACCATGGTCACCCCCATGCTGAATCCATTCATCTACAGCCTCAGGAACAGTGAGATGAAAGCAGCCCTGAAGAGGGTCATCAGGCAGCGTTTCCAGTAG
- the LOC128343727 gene encoding olfactory receptor 1F1-like, whose protein sequence is MEQRNQTSEFVLQELFNQMEHEGIIFSILLSMYLLNLLGNLLTALLIRCDARLFRTPMYFFLSYLSLADVGFASTTVPMMLRNLVSQNKVISYVGCLSQMYFFLLFGNCDNFLLAAMAYDRYLAICRPLHYTALMNQKHCFLVVAGCWLLAFFQSMLYTLMLSHHSFCASQEIPHFFCEFYPLLGLSCSDTTAIKTVALTEGMLDILGPFVLVVISYAHIFLTVMKTPSAKGKLKAFSTCGSHLAVVVLFYSTLCWVYVQPNSNQSNLASLMYTVVTPMLNPFIYSLRNSEMKGALRRLVARMRVSQRNWK, encoded by the coding sequence ATGGAGCAAAGGAACCAAACTTCTGAATTTGTCCTACAGGAGCTTTTCAACCAGATGGAGCATGAAGGCATCATCTTCTCCATCCTCCTCTCCATGTATTTGCTGAATCTGCTGGGCAACCTGCTTACTGCCCTTTTGATCCGCTGCGATGCCCGACTCTTCCGCAcgcccatgtacttcttcctcaGCTACCTCTCTCTGGCTGATGTGGGGTTTGCCTCCACCACTGTCCCCATGATGCTGCGCAATCTGGTTTCTCAGAACAAGGTCATATCTTATGTGGGCTGCTTGTCTCAGATGTATTTTTTCTTGCTGTTTGGCAACTGTGACAActtcctgcttgctgccatggCTTATGACCGCTACCTGGCCATTTGTCGCCCACTGCACTACACTGCCTTAATGAACCAGAAGCACTGCTTCCTTGTGGTTGCTGGGTGTTGGCTCTTGGCTTTTTTCCAGTCCATGCTGTACACCTTGATGTTGTCCCATCACTCCTTTTGTGCCTCTCAAGAGATCCCCCATTTTTTCTGTGAATTCTATCCACTGCTGGGGCTCTCCTGCTCAGACACAACTGCCATTAAAACGGTGGCCCTGACAGAAGGCATGCTTGATATCCTAGGGCCATTTGTATTAGTTGTGATCTCCTATGCACACATCTTCCTTACGGTAATGAAGACTCCCTCCGCTAAAGGCAAACTCAAGGCCTTCTCCACGTGTGGTTCACACCTGGCTGTTGTCGTCTTGTTCTACAGCACCCTCTGCTGGGTCTATGTGCAGCCTAACTCTAACCAGAGCAACCTTGCTTCTCTCATGTACACTGTGGTCACCCCTATGCTGAACCCCTTCATCTATAGCCTGAGGAATAGTGAGATGAAGGGTGCCCTGAGAAGACTTGTTGCCAGGATGCGCGTCTCTCAGAGGAACTGGAAATAA